A region of Meleagris gallopavo isolate NT-WF06-2002-E0010 breed Aviagen turkey brand Nicholas breeding stock chromosome 29, Turkey_5.1, whole genome shotgun sequence DNA encodes the following proteins:
- the LOC104914568 gene encoding serine/threonine-protein kinase tousled-like 2 isoform X1 — protein sequence MILQLFTQPRLFGLLFLNPSSDGIHGIRLPRGTPAAEMMEELHSLDPRRQELLEARFTGVGVAKVGASNSLPTPPSLRPSCSALALGPLNSESSNQSLCSVGSLSDKELETPEKKQNDQRNRKRKAEAYETSQGKGTPRGHKISDYFEFAGGSGPGTSPGRSVPPVARSSPQHSLSNPLPVSVLLGMVWVAHCFCWWPCFRQVIKCSEQEGKVSW from the exons ATGATTCTTCAGCTCTTTACACAACCACGCTTGTTTGGTCTGTTGTTTCTGAATCCCTCAAGTGATGGCATCCATGGCATCAGATTGCCGAGAGGTACCCCAG cagcagaaatgatgGAAGAATTGCATAGCCTGGACCCACGAAGGCAGGAACTACTGGAGGCCAGGTTTACTGGAGTTGGTGTTGCTAAG GTTGGCGCTTCAAATTCCCTCCCTACCCCCCCAAGTCTCCGTCCGTCATGCTCCGCACTGGCATTG GGTCCATTAAATAGCGAGTCTTCCAACCAGAGCTTATGCAGCGTGGGTTCTCTCAGTGATAAAGAACTGGAG ACTcctgagaaaaaacagaatgacCAGCGgaatagaaaaaggaaagcagaagcataTGAGACCAGTCAAG gaAAAGGCACTCCTAGAGGACATAAAATTAGTGACTATTTTGAG TTTGCTGGGGGAAGCGGCCCAGGAACCAGTCCTGGTAGAAGTGTGCCACCAGTTGCCAGATCATCACCGCAGCATTCCTTATCCAACCCCTTACCAGTAAGTGTTCTCCTGGGGATGGTGTGGGTGGCACATTGCTTCTGTTGGTGGCCGTGCTTCAGGCAGGTGATAAAATGTTCTGAACAGGAAGGAAAGGTCTCTTGGTAA
- the METTL2A gene encoding tRNA N(3)-methylcytidine methyltransferase METTL2A translates to VVHFNFYNRDNVEWSEEQEATARSKVQENSSQLLPQDKQEEYEVNAKRYWDDFYKIHENGFFKDRHWLFTEFPELVPNRNPSQNEDSLCEFSCKEPKNEGLGSCENGHCTVETRAENQLNLIKNRSTFCAEELAPQKLKRSDEDYPGSSASYRILEVGCGAGNTVFPILQTNNDPGLFVYCCDFSTTAVDLVQSNVEYDSSRCFAFVHDLCNDQSPFPMPDESLDIVILIFVLSAILPEKMQCVINKLSRLLKPGGMILLRDYGRYDLAQLRFKKGQCLSANFYVRGDGTRVYFFTQDEIDDLFTRAGLQKIQNLVDRRLQVNRGKQMTMYRVWIQCKYQKPAAPQL, encoded by the exons GTAGTTCACTTTAATTTTTACAACAGGGATAATGTGGAATGGTCAGAAGAGCAGGAAGCCACTGCCAGGAGTAAAGTTCAAGAGAACAGCTCACAGCTATTGCCACAAGATAAACAAG AGGAATATGAGGTGAATGCTAAGAGATACTGGGATGACTTTTATAAAATCCATGAAAATGGCTTCTTCAAGGACAGGCACTGGCTGTTCACTGAATTTCCTGAGCTGGTACCAAATAGGAACCCGAGTCAAAATGAGGATTCTCTGTGTGAATTTAGCTGCAAAGAGCCCAAAAATGAAGGGCTGGGAAGCTGTGAAAATGGACATTGCACGGTAGAAACCAGAGCAGAGAATCAGTTAAACCTGATAAAAAACAGGTCTACATTCTGTGCAGAAGAGCTGGCTCCACAGAAGCTGAAACGAAGTGATGAAGATTACCCAGGATCTTCTGCTTCTTACCGTATATTAGAG GTTGGCTGTGGTGCTGGAAATACAGTCTTCCCAATTTTACAAACCAACAA tgatcCAGGCCTTTTTGTTTATTGCTGTGACTTTTCTACAACAGCTGTGGATCTTGTCCAG AGCAATGTGGAATATGATTCTTCTCGCTGCTTTGCATTTGTTCATGACCTCTGCAATGACCAAAGTCCTTTCCCAATGCCAGATGAAAGCCTTGACATTGTCATTCTCATCTTTGTCCTCTCAGCGATTCTCCCAGAGAA GATGCAGTGTGTCATTAACAAACTGAGTCGTCTTCTGAAACCTGGAGGAATGATTTTGTTACGAGATTATGGCCGTTACGACCTAGCCCAGCTTCGGTTCAAGAAAG GTCAGTGTCTGTCTGCTAACTTCTATGTGAGAGGTGATGGCACCAGAGTCTATTTCTTCACCCAAG ATGAAATAGATGATCTCTTCACAAGAGCTGGCctgcagaaaatacagaatctGGTTGATCGTCGACTGCAAGTGAACCGTGGGAAGCAAATGACAATGTATCGAGTATGGATCCAGTGCAAATACCAAAAGCCTGCTGCCCCTCAGCTGTGA
- the LOC104914568 gene encoding serine/threonine-protein kinase tousled-like 2 isoform X2 — MILQLFTQPRLFGLLFLNPSSDGIHGIRLPRGTPAAEMMEELHSLDPRRQELLEARFTGVGVAKGPLNSESSNQSLCSVGSLSDKELETPEKKQNDQRNRKRKAEAYETSQGKGTPRGHKISDYFEFAGGSGPGTSPGRSVPPVARSSPQHSLSNPLPVSVLLGMVWVAHCFCWWPCFRQVIKCSEQEGKVSW; from the exons ATGATTCTTCAGCTCTTTACACAACCACGCTTGTTTGGTCTGTTGTTTCTGAATCCCTCAAGTGATGGCATCCATGGCATCAGATTGCCGAGAGGTACCCCAG cagcagaaatgatgGAAGAATTGCATAGCCTGGACCCACGAAGGCAGGAACTACTGGAGGCCAGGTTTACTGGAGTTGGTGTTGCTAAG GGTCCATTAAATAGCGAGTCTTCCAACCAGAGCTTATGCAGCGTGGGTTCTCTCAGTGATAAAGAACTGGAG ACTcctgagaaaaaacagaatgacCAGCGgaatagaaaaaggaaagcagaagcataTGAGACCAGTCAAG gaAAAGGCACTCCTAGAGGACATAAAATTAGTGACTATTTTGAG TTTGCTGGGGGAAGCGGCCCAGGAACCAGTCCTGGTAGAAGTGTGCCACCAGTTGCCAGATCATCACCGCAGCATTCCTTATCCAACCCCTTACCAGTAAGTGTTCTCCTGGGGATGGTGTGGGTGGCACATTGCTTCTGTTGGTGGCCGTGCTTCAGGCAGGTGATAAAATGTTCTGAACAGGAAGGAAAGGTCTCTTGGTAA